Proteins encoded together in one Deltaproteobacteria bacterium window:
- the ade gene encoding adenine deaminase, with product MLQRRKKLIAVAGGREHPDLILKGGTIVNVFSGEMIEADVAIADGFIAGIGNYEGPEILDVRGGIICPGFIEGHLHLESTMLALPELARAVLSHGTTAIIADPHEIANVMGKDGIRYFLDSAAGLPVDIYFMLPSCVPATHLETSGSRLEVSDLISLRGEPSVLGLAEVMNYPGVVNGDEQVLAKVAAFADCIVDGHAPLLSGKALNAYVAAGIRSDHECSGLEEAREKLRLGMHIMIREGTLAKNMHTLLPLITPHSLPHFSLVADDLNPADLLQHGHLDHLLKLAIDRGMDPVSALMMVSHNTARYFGLKNKGAIAPGYQADLTILSSWRHLQVQSVIKNGCLVYDQGVVVGNSKRANISYDFDTMHIKPWGPAALAMPWEGREIRVMELIPGQLLTREVLVETSPREGLLATDPERDILKIIVVERHHNTGNIGIGMVRGFGLKQGAIASSVAHDSHNIICVGVNDGDMYQAVKTVEAMQGGLAVVAAGEVLASLSLPIAGLMSDAPVAAVACNWEELKHAAKSLGCPLSEPFMTLSFLALPVIPELKITDRGLVDVRQFKHVPLFVANNFPL from the coding sequence ATGTTACAGCGCCGTAAAAAGTTAATTGCCGTTGCCGGAGGCCGGGAGCATCCCGATCTGATCCTGAAAGGCGGCACAATTGTCAATGTTTTTTCCGGTGAGATGATCGAAGCCGATGTGGCCATCGCCGATGGCTTTATCGCCGGCATTGGCAATTATGAGGGGCCGGAGATATTGGATGTGCGGGGCGGAATAATCTGTCCGGGTTTTATTGAAGGGCACCTGCACCTGGAGAGTACGATGCTGGCTCTGCCGGAACTGGCGCGCGCAGTTCTCTCCCACGGCACAACGGCCATTATTGCCGATCCCCATGAAATAGCCAACGTCATGGGCAAAGACGGCATCCGGTATTTCCTCGACAGCGCGGCCGGCCTCCCCGTGGACATCTATTTCATGCTTCCTTCCTGTGTCCCCGCCACCCATCTGGAGACTTCTGGCTCCCGTCTGGAAGTGAGCGATCTGATATCTTTACGGGGGGAACCGTCTGTTTTGGGTCTGGCCGAAGTGATGAATTATCCGGGCGTAGTAAATGGTGATGAGCAGGTGCTCGCCAAGGTCGCAGCTTTTGCCGATTGCATCGTTGACGGTCACGCGCCGCTGCTTTCGGGAAAAGCTCTGAACGCCTATGTGGCGGCTGGCATCCGTTCCGATCATGAATGCTCGGGTCTGGAAGAGGCTCGGGAAAAGCTCAGGCTGGGGATGCACATCATGATAAGGGAAGGAACGCTGGCCAAAAACATGCACACGCTCCTTCCCTTGATAACACCCCATTCCCTGCCGCATTTTTCTTTGGTTGCCGATGATCTTAATCCCGCCGATCTGCTTCAGCACGGGCATCTTGATCATCTGCTCAAACTGGCCATTGACCGTGGCATGGATCCGGTTTCCGCCCTCATGATGGTCTCCCATAACACGGCCCGTTACTTCGGTTTGAAAAATAAGGGCGCCATTGCCCCCGGTTATCAGGCCGATTTGACGATACTCTCCTCCTGGCGTCACCTGCAGGTGCAAAGCGTCATCAAAAATGGTTGTCTGGTTTATGATCAAGGGGTGGTGGTTGGTAATTCTAAACGAGCAAATATATCCTATGATTTCGATACCATGCATATAAAACCCTGGGGGCCGGCAGCGTTGGCCATGCCTTGGGAAGGAAGGGAAATTCGGGTTATGGAACTGATCCCGGGTCAGTTATTGACCAGAGAGGTACTTGTGGAGACATCGCCCAGAGAGGGATTGCTCGCAACGGATCCCGAACGGGACATACTGAAGATCATCGTGGTAGAGCGCCACCATAATACGGGCAACATCGGCATCGGAATGGTGCGTGGTTTCGGACTGAAGCAGGGGGCCATCGCGTCCTCTGTTGCCCACGATTCTCATAATATCATTTGCGTGGGTGTGAACGATGGGGACATGTATCAGGCCGTTAAAACGGTGGAAGCCATGCAGGGGGGGCTGGCGGTTGTCGCCGCGGGCGAGGTTCTGGCCAGCCTGTCTCTGCCCATCGCCGGCCTCATGTCGGATGCCCCAGTTGCTGCCGTTGCCTGCAACTGGGAAGAGTTGAAGCATGCGGCAAAATCCCTGGGATGTCCTCTGTCAGAGCCATTTATGACGCTTTCCTTCCTGGCCCTGCCCGTGATACCGGAGCTGAAGATAACTGACCGGGGGCTGGTGGATGTGCGGCAATTCAAGCATGTTCCTCTTTTTGTCGCAAATAATTTCCCCCTTTAG
- a CDS encoding phosphomannomutase/phosphoglucomutase, producing MNVEVFREYDVRGLVDRDLNSDFVYDLGRAIGTYARRHGAKTMTLGRDCRLSSEAYQEAIGKGLMASGINIITIDLCATPMLYFSIRHLNADGGVMVTGSHNPPEFNGFKICIGPDTIYGAEIQELRKIMEAGSYESGTGTRQSQDVTQTYEDYLFGNIKIGRSLKIVVDGGNGVGGIFALPLFKRWGCEVTDIYCDPDGRFPNHFPDPTIPANLRELVKLVKEKEADAGIAYDGDADRLGLVTDRGEILWGDEILLFFARFVLKDNPGAAIIGEVKCSQKLYDDIAKHGGRPIMWKAGHSLIKGKMKEEHALLAGEMSGHLFFADRYFGYDDAIYASARLLEILASSDKKISAILADVPHTFSTPEIRVDCPDHIKFQVISDIKAYFEKKYAIIDIDGVRIPFADGWGLIRASNTQPVLVLRFEAFTEARLQEIKSMIEQELALIMGKYS from the coding sequence ATGAATGTGGAAGTATTTAGAGAATACGATGTAAGAGGCCTCGTTGACAGGGATTTGAATAGCGATTTTGTCTATGATCTCGGGCGGGCGATCGGGACCTACGCCCGTCGCCATGGCGCCAAGACCATGACCCTGGGGAGGGATTGCCGTCTCAGCTCGGAAGCTTATCAGGAGGCAATCGGCAAGGGGTTGATGGCCAGCGGGATAAACATCATCACTATCGATCTTTGCGCCACGCCGATGCTGTACTTTTCCATCCGCCACCTCAATGCCGACGGCGGCGTCATGGTCACGGGGAGCCATAACCCACCTGAATTCAATGGTTTCAAAATTTGCATTGGACCGGATACCATCTACGGGGCAGAAATTCAGGAATTAAGAAAGATCATGGAAGCCGGCAGTTATGAAAGCGGCACGGGAACGAGGCAATCTCAGGATGTCACGCAGACTTACGAGGATTATCTTTTTGGCAATATCAAGATCGGCAGAAGTTTAAAGATCGTCGTGGATGGCGGGAACGGTGTGGGGGGAATCTTTGCCCTGCCCCTGTTCAAAAGATGGGGCTGTGAGGTGACAGACATCTACTGTGATCCGGACGGCCGCTTTCCCAACCACTTCCCCGATCCCACGATCCCCGCCAACCTGCGCGAGCTGGTTAAGCTGGTAAAGGAAAAGGAGGCCGATGCGGGCATCGCCTATGACGGCGACGCCGATCGTCTCGGCCTGGTTACCGACAGGGGAGAGATCCTTTGGGGAGATGAAATTCTGCTTTTCTTTGCCCGGTTTGTCTTGAAGGACAACCCCGGCGCGGCCATCATCGGCGAGGTAAAGTGCTCGCAGAAGCTCTACGATGATATCGCCAAACACGGCGGCCGTCCGATCATGTGGAAGGCTGGTCACTCGCTCATCAAGGGCAAGATGAAGGAAGAACACGCGCTCCTTGCCGGAGAAATGAGCGGGCACCTGTTTTTTGCCGACCGTTACTTCGGCTATGACGATGCTATCTACGCCTCCGCCCGCCTGCTGGAAATTCTTGCCAGCTCGGATAAAAAAATCAGCGCGATACTGGCCGATGTGCCCCATACCTTTAGCACGCCGGAAATCAGGGTGGATTGCCCCGACCACATTAAATTCCAGGTGATAAGTGATATCAAGGCCTACTTCGAGAAAAAATACGCCATTATTGACATTGACGGAGTCCGGATACCCTTTGCCGACGGCTGGGGATTGATCAGGGCCTCCAATACCCAACCCGTACTCGTGCTCCGTTTCGAGGCCTTTACAGAGGCGAGGCTCCAGGAAATCAAAAGCATGATTGAACAGGAACTCGCTTTGATCATGGGAAAATACTCTTAG
- a CDS encoding KpsF/GutQ family sugar-phosphate isomerase — MTDEKLLATAREVLKIEAEGILHLVDKVDDSFAQAVNIIYRSTGRVIITGIGKSGLIGKKIVATLTSTGTQAIFLHPVEGIHGDLGIVTKDDVVIAMSNSGETNELNLIVSAIHQIGTPIIALTGNLSSQLARSADVTIDVGVEKEACPFGLAPTSSTTAALAMGDALAVALIEKREFKESDFFRFHPGGNLGLRLRAKVGDVMITGRQMPMVTQDATALTAIEEMDIKNKGFVLVTDGKNRLAGILTDGDLRRLIRKDVDFKGKKVEELMTGSPKTIEASASLAETIEFMQRDEITTLAVVDKKMKLQGYIHLHDILGRGGSLKISLP, encoded by the coding sequence ATGACTGATGAGAAGTTATTAGCCACGGCTCGGGAGGTCCTGAAAATAGAGGCGGAGGGCATCCTGCACCTCGTTGACAAAGTTGATGACAGTTTCGCCCAGGCAGTGAATATTATTTACCGCTCCACCGGCCGGGTAATTATCACCGGCATCGGGAAGTCGGGTCTGATCGGAAAAAAAATTGTTGCCACGCTTACCAGCACCGGCACCCAGGCCATCTTCCTCCATCCCGTGGAAGGAATACACGGGGATCTGGGGATCGTCACCAAGGATGACGTCGTGATCGCCATGTCCAACAGCGGCGAAACAAACGAACTCAACCTGATCGTCAGCGCCATACACCAGATCGGCACGCCCATCATCGCCTTGACGGGCAACCTCTCTTCCCAGTTGGCGCGATCTGCAGACGTGACCATAGACGTCGGCGTAGAGAAAGAGGCCTGCCCCTTCGGCCTGGCGCCAACTTCCAGCACCACCGCCGCCTTGGCAATGGGTGACGCCCTGGCGGTCGCCCTGATCGAAAAAAGGGAATTCAAGGAAAGTGATTTCTTCCGGTTTCATCCCGGCGGCAATCTTGGCCTGCGCCTGCGCGCCAAGGTAGGCGACGTGATGATCACGGGGCGGCAAATGCCCATGGTGACCCAGGATGCCACCGCGCTTACCGCCATCGAAGAGATGGACATCAAAAACAAGGGCTTTGTCCTGGTGACGGACGGCAAGAACCGGCTGGCAGGAATATTGACGGATGGCGATCTGCGCCGCCTGATCAGGAAAGATGTTGATTTCAAAGGAAAGAAAGTCGAGGAGCTGATGACCGGGTCGCCCAAGACTATCGAGGCGAGCGCTTCCCTGGCCGAAACTATCGAATTCATGCAGCGTGATGAAATAACCACGCTGGCCGTGGTTGATAAAAAAATGAAACTCCAGGGCTACATCCACCTGCATGATATCCTGGGCCGCGGGGGAAGCCTGAAAATTTCCCTCCCCTAA